The proteins below are encoded in one region of Zerene cesonia ecotype Mississippi chromosome 10, Zerene_cesonia_1.1, whole genome shotgun sequence:
- the LOC119829231 gene encoding protein limb expression 1 homolog isoform X2, producing MWQRGKAYKADGVLSTVNVVEALQEFWQMKASRNGSTASGGSGALVIYESVPAAHPPYVCYVTLPGGACFGSFQNCPTKAEARRSAAKIALMNSVFNEHESRRISEHFIEKAVAEARASFAGDAAAHHQDPSAGIAAFRFMLEANKGRTMLEFQELMTVFQLLHWNGSLRAMRERQCSRQEVVAHYSARALDDAMREQMAREWASREREAAATGRGVIRNELARAERELRAARVAARELRFPKEKRDILLLAARLAPPNSNSDLTARN from the exons CGGACGGTGTCCTCTCAACCGTGAACGTGGTGGAAGCGTTGCAGGAGTTCTGGCAGATGAAAGCATCGCGGAATGGCAGCACGGCCAGTGGGGGGAGCGGCGCGCTGGTTATATACGAGTCGGTGCCGGCTGCTCACCCGCCCTATGTGTGCTACGTTACGCTGCCCGGTGGAGCGTGCTTCGGCAGCTTTCAG AACTGTCCGACGAAAGCAGAAGCCCGCCGCAGTGCTGCCAAGATAGCTCTGATGAACAGCGTGTTCAATGAACACGAGTCTAGACGGATCTCTGAGCACTTTATCGAGAAGGCCGTGGCGGAGGCCCGCGCTTCCTTCGCGGGGGATGCGGCGGCTCACCACCAGGACCCGAGCGCGGGGATTGCTGCTTTTAG ATTCATGCTGGAAGCGAACAAAGGCCGAACGATGCTGGAATTCCAAGAACTGATGACGGTCTTCCAGCTGCTACACTGGAACGGCTCCTTACGGGCGATGCGTGAGCGTCAGTGTTCTAGACAAGAGGTGGTCGCGCATTATTCTGCGCGAGCGCTCGACGACGCGATGCGCGAACAGATGGCCAGAGAATGGGCTTCCAGGGAGAGAGAGGCTGCGGCTACTGGAAGAGGCGTAATACGCAATGAACTAGCTCGAGCCGAAAGAGAGCTCCGAGCCGCCAGGGTCGCTGCCAGGGAACTAAGATTCCCCAAAGAAAAGCGCGATATTCTCTTACTCGCCGCGCGACTCGCGCCTCCTAATAGCAATAGTGATCTCACCGCGCGAAACtaa
- the LOC119829231 gene encoding protein limb expression 1 homolog isoform X1, whose product MVYPEASRWGAPDTLAPLYDDVYRADGVLSTVNVVEALQEFWQMKASRNGSTASGGSGALVIYESVPAAHPPYVCYVTLPGGACFGSFQNCPTKAEARRSAAKIALMNSVFNEHESRRISEHFIEKAVAEARASFAGDAAAHHQDPSAGIAAFRFMLEANKGRTMLEFQELMTVFQLLHWNGSLRAMRERQCSRQEVVAHYSARALDDAMREQMAREWASREREAAATGRGVIRNELARAERELRAARVAARELRFPKEKRDILLLAARLAPPNSNSDLTARN is encoded by the exons CGGACGGTGTCCTCTCAACCGTGAACGTGGTGGAAGCGTTGCAGGAGTTCTGGCAGATGAAAGCATCGCGGAATGGCAGCACGGCCAGTGGGGGGAGCGGCGCGCTGGTTATATACGAGTCGGTGCCGGCTGCTCACCCGCCCTATGTGTGCTACGTTACGCTGCCCGGTGGAGCGTGCTTCGGCAGCTTTCAG AACTGTCCGACGAAAGCAGAAGCCCGCCGCAGTGCTGCCAAGATAGCTCTGATGAACAGCGTGTTCAATGAACACGAGTCTAGACGGATCTCTGAGCACTTTATCGAGAAGGCCGTGGCGGAGGCCCGCGCTTCCTTCGCGGGGGATGCGGCGGCTCACCACCAGGACCCGAGCGCGGGGATTGCTGCTTTTAG ATTCATGCTGGAAGCGAACAAAGGCCGAACGATGCTGGAATTCCAAGAACTGATGACGGTCTTCCAGCTGCTACACTGGAACGGCTCCTTACGGGCGATGCGTGAGCGTCAGTGTTCTAGACAAGAGGTGGTCGCGCATTATTCTGCGCGAGCGCTCGACGACGCGATGCGCGAACAGATGGCCAGAGAATGGGCTTCCAGGGAGAGAGAGGCTGCGGCTACTGGAAGAGGCGTAATACGCAATGAACTAGCTCGAGCCGAAAGAGAGCTCCGAGCCGCCAGGGTCGCTGCCAGGGAACTAAGATTCCCCAAAGAAAAGCGCGATATTCTCTTACTCGCCGCGCGACTCGCGCCTCCTAATAGCAATAGTGATCTCACCGCGCGAAACtaa